Below is a window of Mus caroli chromosome 2, CAROLI_EIJ_v1.1, whole genome shotgun sequence DNA.
aattttccagCGGACTAGGTCAATCAAGTCTACCTGCTTAAAGAGATTCTGAACTGAAGACTCCAAGAGCTGAGCAGCTGCCTCTTCAAAGGTCTTCAGAGTAACAAACTGGACCTGGTAGTTCTTGTTCACAGGATGGAGGCCATTCATCATGCCCTCAGTGGTGATGATGGCCAAATAAGCACCACAGGGACTCACTGCAATGCCGTGAGTCCTCACTGAGCCAAAGATATCTGAGAGCTTAATCAGCTGGTGTTCAAACTTTAATGCAACATCTGTGAAAATGGGAATCAACTGCCTCACCTTCCCATCACTAGAGCAGGTGTACACTGTTCCATTCTGCTTGTCTGCAGTAATGGAGACAATGGGCAGTGAGTGAAGGCCTGTGACGTGGGAATTGTGAACATTCAGACCTGccttggagatcagaagaagaCACCAAAACACATAAGAGCCTCTTGCAGCTACCACTAAGCTACAGCTACACTTCTGGTAGGGGTGATAAAGTGGCACACATTTGATGCTGTGCACAGGCAACTTGTCCATTTCTTTCCACAAGACAACAGGCTGCCTTAAAGTAAAGTAGCCTTTCACTGCTTTGAGATTGACAGGGAGAATTTTTACAGGTCCAAAAGCACTGCCCACAATAAGGCCACTCATTTTCCTATTACTGTGCTCATAttcccaccaaaacaaaacactggggGAGCTGATTCCTGACTCAATAGTGTTGCATGAAGAGATGGACTCCTTTCCCAGGAATGGCAGCTGGAACTGCCACACAGCTATATTCCCGTTCTCAAAGAGGACAGCCAGCAGCACGCTGCTCACATCCCGGCACTCGTTGTTGTGCTTGACCTGCTGAGTGGTACAGATACTCGACCATTCCATTCTGACTGGGGTCTGCATACTGTGTCTCCTCTGAAACTCAGCAAAATCCCCGAGATTTCCCTCAGGAGCCTCATTTTTAGACAGTCTATAACTAGTCTCATAAAGACGGTCTCCATAAATCTCCGTCAGATCAACCAGCTGAACCCACTGGAGTCTGTTGAGGTTCACCTGCACAGTCAGGCGATTGTCCATGGTCAGTGCTGCCAAGAGGCACCTGCCATTTGCATCACAACCCATTGGAGACCAGCTAGTGTATTTGAAACCCCGCATTGGGGGCAAGGCCTTCCCCTCAGGGTTGAACATCCTGTCCAGCATGAAAGTCTGGCTGATGGTGGGGTCTTTAGAGGAAG
It encodes the following:
- the Gtf3c4 gene encoding general transcription factor 3C polypeptide 4 isoform X2, translating into MLDRMFNPEGKALPPMRGFKYTSWSPMGCDANGRCLLAALTMDNRLTVQVNLNRLQWVQLVDLTEIYGDRLYETSYRLSKNEAPEGNLGDFAEFQRRHSMQTPVRMEWSSICTTQQVKHNNECRDVSSVLLAVLFENGNIAVWQFQLPFLGKESISSCNTIESGISSPSVLFWWEYEHSNRKMSGLIVGSAFGPVKILPVNLKAVKGYFTLRQPVVLWKEMDKLPVHSIKCVPLYHPYQKCSCSLVVAARGSYVFWCLLLISKAGLNVHNSHVTGLHSLPIVSITADKQNGTVYTCSSDGKVRQLIPIFTDVALKFEHQLIKLSDIFGSVRTHGIAVSPCGAYLAIITTEGMMNGLHPVNKNYQVQFVTLKTFEEAAAQLLESSVQNLFKQVDLIDLVRWKILKDKHIPQFLHEALEKKIENSGVTYFWRFKLFLLRILYQSMQKSPSEALWKPTHEDSKILLVDSPGMGDGEDEQQEEGTSKQGTKGGLQEKSKEGDTEETPEDSLTAGGDTGGREPVEEKLLEIQGKIEAVEMHLTREHMKRVLGEVYLHTWITENTSIPTRGLCNFLMSDEDYDDRTAQVLIGHISKKMNKQTFPERCSLCKEVLPFTDRKQAVCSNGHIWLRCFLTYQSCQSLIYRRCLLHDSIARHPVPEDPDWIKRLLQSPCPFCDSPVF
- the Gtf3c4 gene encoding general transcription factor 3C polypeptide 4 isoform X1, whose protein sequence is MSEADQALVGPKTDEPSPPAEEKDEGGGKEAAADAAPGPSASFRLMVTRREPAVKLQYAVSGLEPLSWSEDHRVSVSTARSVAVLELICDVHNPGQDLVIHRTSVPAPLNSCLLKVGSKTEVAECKEKFASSKDPTISQTFMLDRMFNPEGKALPPMRGFKYTSWSPMGCDANGRCLLAALTMDNRLTVQVNLNRLQWVQLVDLTEIYGDRLYETSYRLSKNEAPEGNLGDFAEFQRRHSMQTPVRMEWSSICTTQQVKHNNECRDVSSVLLAVLFENGNIAVWQFQLPFLGKESISSCNTIESGISSPSVLFWWEYEHSNRKMSGLIVGSAFGPVKILPVNLKAVKGYFTLRQPVVLWKEMDKLPVHSIKCVPLYHPYQKCSCSLVVAARGSYVFWCLLLISKAGLNVHNSHVTGLHSLPIVSITADKQNGTVYTCSSDGKVRQLIPIFTDVALKFEHQLIKLSDIFGSVRTHGIAVSPCGAYLAIITTEGMMNGLHPVNKNYQVQFVTLKTFEEAAAQLLESSVQNLFKQVDLIDLVRWKILKDKHIPQFLHEALEKKIENSGVTYFWRFKLFLLRILYQSMQKSPSEALWKPTHEDSKILLVDSPGMGDGEDEQQEEGTSKQGTKGGLQEKSKEGDTEETPEDSLTAGGDTGGREPVEEKLLEIQGKIEAVEMHLTREHMKRVLGEVYLHTWITENTSIPTRGLCNFLMSDEDYDDRTAQVLIGHISKKMNKQTFPERCSLCKEVLPFTDRKQAVCSNGHIWLRCFLTYQSCQSLIYRRCLLHDSIARHPVPEDPDWIKRLLQSPCPFCDSPVF